From Enoplosus armatus isolate fEnoArm2 chromosome 23, fEnoArm2.hap1, whole genome shotgun sequence:
AGTGGCATTTCTTGTATGAGATCTATTAGTTACAAGTTGTTACATTAAAGGCTGGCCTGTGTATGAATTCACCCTCCCAGTGTCCAGTATGATggtcaaaaacaaaattcaatcaAACGAAATTtgaagaaaatataataataataaactttatttatatatggcCTCTCAGGGCTTTGTAAGTGATCGGGAAAATCTTACACTCAATTCTAAAAGCAACCAGTAGCCAGTGAAAGGATTGTTCGCTGGGTCACAGCTTAGGTAGAGCTGAGCATCGTCTGCGTAAAAATGGAAACCGAAATTATATCTGCGTTTCAGGTGGCCAAGAGGGAGCATGTGAATAGAAAAGAGGGTTGGACCCAGCATGGATTCATGGCCAACATAAGCTGACGGCAATAAGTCATTGAAGACCTTAAGAAGAGTTTCAGtactatgtttttgttttctaaaaccGGATTGGAATTTCTCAAAAATATTGTTTCCATGTGTAAAAGCTTGCAGTTGATCTGCTACAACCTTTTCTAAAACCTTAAACCTTTTAAAGGAACCTGTTGACGGAGAGCAGGATAGAGGGGGAACACTGTTTAAAAACGTCCTTTTAGAAGTTTTACGGACGGAATATCTGAATGACCGGTTGAGGGTTTCGTTTTCATGACCATACCGGTTCGTGTGGATGGGGAAATCCGATGAACTGAGCTGACCGTAATTGGAGAATCTGGGGGAGAAATCGAACGTCTGAGGAATGAAGgatgatttatttgatttgatagaAGTAATTTCTTgggttctgtttgttttgcattgtctttgtctttcttttttttttttttttttaatttttcctcAAGAGACCTGTGTACTGTAGAGGACTGATAGACACACATGGGGACAGCAGAGGGTCACCATGCAGCTGTATCTCACTTGAAATGTACATAAACAAtggttttattaaaataaagagCTGTACATATTCAACCAGGAGCTGCTCGGTGTGTCTGTTCACATTTCATGGGAAATGACGTGTTACTGATTTTATTCTTACCCTCAACCTGTCCAGACCGGACTCTTATACagtattatttacagagacccaacagttcccaccatgagcgagcacttggtgacagtggcaaggaataaattccttttaagaggcagaaacctcattCCATATGCCTAACCGTCCATGCAGGGTCAACACGCAGTGGATGGGAGTGATTGAAACTGGGATACAGTGACACACGACTTGGGTCCCTACTTCCGGCGCctttttgatctcaactacacacctgtaaggTTTTGTGACTGCATCTCGCACGTAGCTACCCTACTTTTAACCACATTTACGGAGGGGCTGATCCATTCCGGTTGATATTTCCTACCTGCCTCCATTATTTATGCCAAGCTAAATCTCAAATCAAGATTGTATTGTAGGCTCATTACAAAGACCTCAACTTCATAGATTTTACAATAATGCCAGGATCAGACTACATGACCCGCCGTGACTTGTCTGAGAAGTGTCTTTTGGTTACACACTCGACGGGATAAAACTGCAAATTATGAGGCCTGATGCTCATTTCCCTTCCTGATTGCTCCCCGTTGAGTCTGTCCCCGGCTGCTTCTTCCATCTGCCACAGCTGAAGGCGACCCCTTTCAGATTGTCCAGCTCTTCTTCCAGGCGGCCGAAGTCATCCACAGTGTCCTCGAAGTCCTGCAGCAGGACCCTGTTCCCCAGCAGTCCACGACTCTCCTTCAACCTCAGGTTGTCTCTCTGCAGGCCGTTGCGTGCCTGCTTAATCCTGGTGAGGAAGTCCCTCTTCCTGGCCACCACGGCCTCCACCTTGGCCAGCTGCTCTCGTTTGGCCTGGACCTCCATCtggctccagaacagcttctcCTTTACGTTCGACAGGAGCTGATAGAGGCgaaaaaaaaaacgcaacaCTGACTCTGAACTGAATAGCATATCTACAGAAATGACTTTGATGCAGCCTGCACCTGCGGGACCTTTTAACTTACCTCCAAGCTGCCGCTGATCTTTTTTTGCATCTTCAACGATTCCTCGTGTTGCTTCTCGGCATGTTTCTTCAGCTCCAGCCGCGCAGCCTGCAGCTGCTCAAACTGGACCTTCAGGGGGTCCCTGGTGTGCTCCTCCCCGTCACGGAGCTCTGCCTCCAGCCTGCGAGTCTTGACCCTCAGCTTGATGTGCTCGAGGCGCAGCTCCATCAGCTCGTCCTGCCGAAGCTGCTCTGCCGCCAGGGTCGACTCCACTTTGGCCTGAGCAGCCTGTTTACCCAGGCGGCGGCTTAGCACCGCCACGAAAAAACCCTGCTTCAGTGCGACCAATGCTCGCCACTCGTTTTCCACCTGGGAGGTGAAGATGAGACAGTTTTGCCCACTGACCAGTAcgccacaacacacacaatcaacacTTGCTGGGCACctgtagccttttttttttggatgtcATGTGAAAATGCATGCAAGGAGCCAAGTCTTTCAACTACTTGCTAAATGTTTCAGTTGTACTTACTTTGACATGGTTttgaatttcacatttatttccaGATTCCATTTTAGTTGTATTTTGCAAGTTCTTTGTTCCTACAGAATTCCCCTGTTTGCATAGTGGTTCAGTATGCGAGTCACATCCACCCAGCTCACAGCATGTGTAGACCCCTTGTAGTCCCTTTTTGCTGGAGAGACAGGAGACCACGTAAAGCCCCCTGACTGTCACGACTGTCACTCGGTTtagattcaaatgttgctaagcGCGACAACTTTCTTGgtgcacagaaatgtgtgtcgtcatcatcatcagaaataCAGAAACTCCCTCACTTGGGCAAAGAGTGGTTCATGTGGGACGCCATTGTTCATGCTCTGAGACACTTGTGCAACTGCAACTGCGAGTGCTGCCTCCGTCTCCTTTATCCATTGCATTGTGCTACAATGGAGTCCATCAACGGCACACTCGAGGGTTCGGCATTTCTTTTCAGTATGGATAGTGGCTTTTTTGAGTGTACTTGGTGCCGCTTTGCCAGTGAGAACTTCACTACCCAATCAAAACCTGCTTATGATCAGTGCATAATATAATATCACTTCAGCTATTTGCTTCTTTTGCAACATTTTTAGGGAATTATCAAATTACTTTGAGCTATGTAGAAAACCTGCAGGGGCCCCTGACAATGAGACCAACCTCGTCCAGCTTGTCCCGGGACAGTAACCTCAGCTCCTCGGCCTGCTGCTGGGCGGTCTCGGAGTCGGCGGCGAGCTGCTGCTTCAGGTCAGCCAGGAGGGTAAAGTGCCTCTCATACTCCTGCAGCCGCTCTGACCCCAACACCTCCCTCTCCCGCTGGCCGTCGCCCCCGGCCTTCTTGCGGAAATGCTCTGCCAGCTTCGTCTGCAGCTGGCTGCTGTGTCGGCTGGCTTCATCCCTCTCCTGGCGCAGCTCCTCCATGTGCTCTTCATAGCTGGTGTCTtctgcaccagcagcagctgcagcagcagtggattCCGGGAGTCTGGAAGGCCCGCTGTCATCATCGCAGTTCATCTCGACAGCTCTCTCCCCGTAGGGCACTGGCTGTGCATTGAATTCATGCATCTTTACATCCAAGTCTTCCATTGTGGCAATGCTGTCCACACCAGGAGGctcagctctgctgctctcttctgGCTCAGAGGGGGCTGCTTCTTCAACTGGGGCCTCCTCGGGGGATTTCACGCTCTCAGAGTTTTCTTCATCATGATCTGATGCAGCCACCTCAGCTGGGACaccttctttttcattttcattaacgCTGACAGGAGACTTGTCCTCCTCATTGGAGCAGTCTGCTGACATCACCCTCTCTGTGTCAGTCTTCGCCTCCATTTTCCGATAGATAAATAATACCAAACAGTATTATTCAAtttgtctatatatctataggGCTCGTGCACTTTTCTAGTCAATGAAACTGTTCGTTTTGTTTCGGTTGTCCTGGAAACTGGAATCGGGATCCAATCAGAGGCGCCTGCACTCCCACTCATTAATATTAACAAGCAGGATGTGAGTTTGTTGCGCTGCGAGGCTCGAGGTGCGCAGGCGCGCAATTCTGCCTCCAACAACAAGAAGCAGGAGCCAGGCAACATGGCCGACCTGGGGAAGAAGTACTGCGTGAACTGCCTCGCAGACGTTACAAACCTGCGGCTCCGCTGCACCGACTGCCCCGACATCGAGCTGTGCCCGGAGTGCTTCTCGGCGGGCGCAGAAATCGGTAACCACCGAAGATGGCACGGCTACCAGCAGGTCGACGGCGGTCGGTTCTCTCTCTGGGGTCCCGAGGCAGAGGGAGGATGGACCAGCAGGGAAGAGCAGTCGCTCCTCGATGCTATCGAGCAGTATGGCTTTGGAAACTGGGTACATCACTTTTTAAGTTGCTCAACGTTCACGTATCTGTACAATTCCACCACACAAGAGTTTAGCTGAAAGCACTCGGAAAGCGTAACGCGTCGAAGCTAGCTGGCAGCGACCCTGCTAGGGTCACGCTAATGACCTTTGTGACAGTCCCACGGTTACTTTTATACAGCGTTCCATTTTGTATTAAAGGCGCGACACGACGTCTATAGTATGTCACATTAAGAATAAGAGCTTACGAGTAGTAGCAGAGTAAACTAGTGTTTtttagacaggcagacagttaCCAGCCTAATACATGGGAAGATGCGTCGTTACAGCAGCTAACTCCCCAAGTCAAGTTAGACTTTACTAGGAAGTAAGCTTAAACTTAGGCTATACTCTAAATGTATGCAGTGTGTAATAATGACCTGTAATATGCTTAAGACTAATGTAAGCCgtattaaaactgtattttttttagtcTAGTTTATGTagtttaaccccccccccccccttggtGTGCTCTATTTTGGTTTGTAGTCCAGTCAATAACATTATGAACAGCATCCTGTTGTATGCTCATTAGTAACAATCCGTGTCGTCTTCCAGGAGGACATGGCCACTCACGTCGGAGCATCCCGGACTCCTCATGAAGTCATGGAACACTATGTCACCATGTACATCCACGGAAACCTGGGCAAGGCCTGCATCCCCGACAGCATTCCCAACCGCGTGACCGACCACACCTGCCCAAGCGGGGGGCCCCTGTCGCCCAGCCTCAccacccctctccctccactgGATATCAGCCTggccgagcagcagcagctgggctACATGCCGCTCCGCGACGACTATGAGATCGAGTACGACCAGGATGCGGAGAAGCTCATCAGCGGGCTGTCCGTGAACTATGACGACGAGGATGTGGAAATTGAAATGAAACGTGCCCACGTGGACATGTACGTGCGCAAGCTCCGCGAGCGGCAGCGGCGCAAGAACATCGCCCGAGACTACAACCTGGTGCCCGCGTTCCTGGGCCGAGACAAGAAAGACAAGGACAAACCGGGGGCGCTGGGAGTCACAGGCACTGCTGGTGGTGTGGGCGGGGCTGGAGCTGGCGGTGGCACCGTTGGATCAGGTTCCATGACAGCAGCGGGATCGGGTCCCGTTCCAAGTACACCCAAAAGAAAGATCACCaaggaagagaaggagcagCGGGTCAGGCTGCGGGGGCTCTGCCAGTTCATGGCCCATCGGGAATTTGAAGACTTTTTTGAGAACATGCACAAAGAGCGTGTGCTGAGGGCCAAGGTGCGCGAGTTGCAGCGCTACCGCCGCAATGGCATCACCCGCCTGGAAGAGTCCGCTGAATATGAAGCGGCACGACACAAACGGGAGAAACGCAAAGAGAACAAAAGTTTGGTGACCTCCAAACGGGGCAGCGGCGGGCTTGGCTCCGGTATGGGActtgggggtggagctggaggggTAGGGGGCATTGCTGGAGGGCTGGGGGTTGGAGGTGGGATCAAAGAAGAGAGCAAAGACGGCGAGTTTGCCGCCATCGAGAATCTGACCGGCTTTGAGCTGCTGTCGGACAGGGAGAAGGTGCTGTGCAACTCTCTGAACCTCAGCCCCGCGCGCTACCTGACCGTcaaaaccatcatcatcaaagaTCACCTGCAGAAACGGCAAGGCATCCCGGCCAAGAGCCGGCTGCCCAGCTACCTGGACAAGGTCCTCAAGAAGCGCATTCTCACCTTTCTCACAGAAAGTGGCTGGATATCCCGGGACGCCTCTTAGCGATCCATTTTTGGTCAAGAAGTTGAAAGTTGATGATGGCCGATAGCTCCGTAGACAGGCAGGTAAAACTACTGGCTTTCACCATTTTCCAAAGGTGACCTTGTGAATATGTACATTGCAAAGAAATAAGATGACCCACTGGAAAATAGTATATTTTCTTACCTGGGGTCAGGAACAAAAATAAGcctatatttttacatttggaaAGGCACAGGGGTGAAAAACAAGTACTTTGTATCGATATTGTTGCGACATGATGACAACTACAATGCTAAACAGTATCACACAGTTGCAGAGATATTTTGTTGTTACTGCAGCAGGTTCGTTGAAGATGTCTGTGGAGAAAAACCTTCATTTCCTGGAAACTGGCATGCAACACAAGTGAACTCTCGATTCTCTGACCTATTTTGTTTCCCTCTTACGGCCTACAAGGGAAAGCAGCAAGAAGAAAGCAGCAGGGTTCAACCGTCTTCTGGCTTTCTCTGGACTGGCTCAGAGTCCGAAACATAAAAGCTGACATAGCGCTAGACTGAGAAATCAGCCAGACCGCTTATTTCTCCGTAACATTACGTATGCATATGCTAAATAAGCAATAATCCAAGTTTAAAAGAAACATCtttaggtattatttattaagagagaaaaaaactcgctaatctgcttcatcaggactgtgtggtgtggtgtggtgtggtcactgtcccatcaaatctgatcaaacaaGCCAACCCACCATTGATTGACAAATGTTGCCAAATCCTGATCGGGGTCCAGAAGTACGTGACATCATTCCAGcagagccccgcccacttcaaaccagtgagaagtAAGGCCGATATCTCCCACGCGAAACAACCAAAACTAGTCAAGTAGTACCAAAAAGAGTGAGTTCATATCGGATCCCATTACTCGCACGTTGTCAGGGCCTTTGTAATATCCATATAAGCATCGACGCACGCTCTAATTGACGTAGGGAGGAGAAATTCTTCTTTTTGGAGCTCTGCCTTGTGAATTTGGCCTAAAAGCCCTGTAGTTTTACAGAAACATCCAGTGCTCTACGGTCCACATGGAACAGTACAGGTACAGCCGAATGTGTACGGGCATTAACCAATGACACTCAAATGCTAATATACAACTCACCAAGTGTGCATGCAAGGCAGGCTAATATTACACCTCTCATCTTTTACACTTAAATTGAATGCGTTTCGAGTTTCCACAGTCCCGACACCGAACTCAACACCAGCCCACATGGTTATGTATGTTACCAATGTGCAATATGTGCTTGATTCATATTCTTTTCCACTTTACTGCAACTCAAgtggttttttttatgtcatgaGTGGCACTGGTTCTGTAGCGGAGGGCATTGCCTTTAAAAGTAGAGCCTTgtccctatttttttttcatcgaAGAGGAATGGCCTCCTCTTCATTGCAGATCGTGGGTCGACTGTGGAGGGTGTTCCTCGTTCCGCCATGGTCAAAGTCAGTCTTACATTTCATCAGCGCGGTGCTCCAAACCCACGTACCATTGTAGTCAAACACTAGCCTGATTTTTAAAAGATAACTGGTGATATTCTACATGtctcttattgtcaacaaatcctatcAAAACATTCAGACCATCCTGCTGCCGTAAGGTGCTAGAGCATCATATGTGGGTTAATccgcggctgaaaatagtccccaacaaatgcactttttcctGCTTAGTAACGTTtggttaaaaactacagtgaccaggaacttaaaagagccttttaaaaaaaaaaaaaatatatatatatataatagctACACATGACCCATTCTTCTAGATGTACGTCTTCCATAGGAACCTACGgacagagcagaagaagaagttgttggaaaccttttcttttcattggatttgttgacaataagaacaTGTTTAATATTACCAGCCTGATCTTTTAATAATGAGAACCCCGTCATCTAAGCAAATTCAGCTTGTGTTTTGTTACTTGACTCAGGGCGTTAGTGATAATTTAGCCCCTTCAGTGCATAGATAGCCGCTGCGTGTGAACCCCTTCACATGTTCCGATTGGAGTTAGATGCATTAGTCAACTGTAGTGGCTTTAGTGAGGATGCTGGTTGAGCAACAGGCCAGACATTTTATGTTGAAGCTGAGGGTTAAGTGGGAGCATCCTACTGATATCGTAAAATAGGAAATAACAAGCATTTTTCAGGTCTGAGGTCGGCTCGAAAAGGCCAAAATGCCATCTGAACAAGAATGCTCTAGAAAGGCATCGCTCATTTCCAGCCTATAGACCAAATGGCGATAACCTAGAACTGATGGGTCTCCGTCGCttgaatgtcacatttttgttAATTCGATAGACAgattgtgattttcttttttttccccccagagtTTGACCGTTGGCGTCACTCTGCACGTGCGACTTAAGTGTTCCACATTGTTCCAAAATGGCGTGTCTCTCTAAATCTCAGTGTAAGGGGGATTCTGCTTACTTTATGTCACCAAATGTAAATAATTTTGTAAGataaattgggggggggggggggggagaaccAATAATTACTGACCtgtgaaatgtacagtattttgtgtCATGTAATTTTTTATAgcttttgtaataaaaaaaaaaaaagaaaatattttggatTACAAAGAAGAAGCATTTTCTGAAGCTTTGGGTGTAGCGATAGCATGCTGTTGAGCTGTCTTCAATCCCGTTACCGGTCTGATACTGTCggcctgtttttctgttgtcctGTTGGTTTGTTGTTTCACATGACAAGGTATGGGTGTATTAAAAGTGCAAAATACTTTATAATTCGAAATAGTCCTGTTTCCTCTTCAAAAATCTGCGGCGCTTGTGAACTTGAAAAGGGAAAACTCACcttatcaaaacacaaaatggtcAGCTTTTGTGGTCAATTAGTTCGACAAAGAGAGGGCTTGTTACTCGAGCTGCAACTGCGGCCCAAGCGGTACACGAGAGCAGCCTGGTAATGAGGTTACACTGGTTacaatgttttcattcagtggaagaaaaaaaacacatcagaattTAAGAAAGTAAGAAATGGAAGAGGTTAAAATAGCAATTTGAAAACCTACaacaaaaatcagttattgGGCCATGTTTCATGATATCATTCCTTTATTCCTAACGCAATAAGACAAACACGCCTTTCAAAGTTGGTCAGTTTATTCTGAGGCTGTGACAGTTTGGACTAAGGTCCACGCACATCAGTTTTCTAATTGTTTACAGATGAAGCGGTTACATCAGCGTCCAGCACTACTGGCATGGGGACTTCACAATGTCTGGCCTTACCGGAGCCTGATCACATCCAAATGAATAAggggtgttttttgttttgtttttttactgtaaagGCTTTGGGACGTCCACCTCAGTACAAAATAACGTCTCAAGCTTTCTTTAGATCCTCAAGTACTGTTCCTTGCTTTATTAACAGAGTGAATTTAAACCTcacaaacaagaaaagacaaCTGAGGAGTCAAGTTCAACATGATTAATACCAGCAGTTCAGAATCAGAACAACTAATTTTGtagatatatattttacatcatAGATCACCCAAAAGGAATCTCACAGTTAGAGGGGTTTATGACCGCTTGTGAAACATCATATTTCACCTGCTTCTCTTCCAGTTAAGCTTTATGGCTGTGGGAGGAGACATGAAAGCCTCTGCCTGTGAGCTGGTGAGACTGTCCTGTGTTATGTATCGGTTAAAAACTGGTGGATATCGTCCAGATACAAAGTTCAGTTCCAGTTGGGTCCCCGTCTCTGTGAGGCACCTTAAGGTGGGGGGCAGTGCGAGGACGGGTTTGTGGGAAAAGGGTGGAAGGGTGCCTTCACCAGTCTGCAATACCATGTGATCATCCTTCGCCCAGGCAACAAACAAATCCCACTTTGTCATAGTTGTGGTATCATTTCTATGGGGCCTTAGCTACACCCACCAACGCTGGCCTGAGCGTGCGGCTGTGAAGCTTGTAGCCCACTTTGGTTACTACTGCGACGGTACCGGGCTCCTTGCCCTCCACGGGGGCGTGGAAGAGGGCCTCGTGCTCATAGGGGTCGAACTTCTGGCCGTCTGGGTTGAGCTTGACCAGGCCGTGCTTGGTGAACACCTTCTGAATCTGGACCTCGGTCATCACCAGGCCGTCGTACAGGTTCTTCAGGTGAGGGTTCTGGCTCGTCACCTCCTCCTTGGGCACGCTCTCTGTGGCCTTCTCCAAGATGTCAGCCACCTCCAGCAGGTCCTTACAGAAGCCCTGGATCCCTGGTGACGGAAGGAAGTTAGAATGTTTTTCAGCATCCTTTAAATCTGACTTTAGATCAGATAGATATTAAGGTCACCATTTAGCttcattgtacagttaattgttctgtgccgttttgttttttatgcagcaaatgtaatgaaatatacataaatatattttaaaagaagtAGACTACTTTTCCCCCTgtttatgtgggtggggggcatCAGTGTATATACACAACCACCGGAACCGCTGAGTTAGACAacaagtttgctaacattagccaacataagctactggtcataccagaccacgtaaggctgtagcagcacaAGCCCTGAGTGTGTTGAACTGAGCAACGGTGTGTTTCATTCCAAATGAATAGATCAGGTTGCGAACCACTGATCTAGAACACAGATATTATTTCCAGCAGGATTTATCCATGGCAAAGCCCATGTTGGGGGGGTGGACCCTGTTAAAAAGTGGAAGTCTTTACCGTATAATTTAGCGTCTTCTATCATCTTCTGACTCCTCCTCCTGAGGTTCTCTGTGTCCGCTAAGGCCCGCTTGTACTTTTCctggaaaacatggaggaaacagcacacacattttaacaaatCTAATGCTTTCCCCTTACATGCAAAGGttaagtaaaaatgtattactcCTGTCCTTTTCACTGGACACCAGGGGTTTTTAAAATACTACACCGCACTTAGATCATCTTATCTGAAGGGAGAATGACTATTCTTGTGGTACTACCACCTTATAAAAAGGCCCATACTGGGCAAAGCATATTAAGATTGTAATTCATGTACAACAACTTCCTTACTTACTATTAATAAGCAGTAATTAGGAGGTTATTGAGGGAAAATTCTTAGTTAATGGCCTAGTAGTTGTAGAATATgctaaacacactaaactggAAGTGACCCTGTCTGCGCCAACTCTGACTTACTGTCATGTCCTTgacctgctcctccagctgggtCTTCTCCTCCATCAGGACCTTCTCTGCTGCACCCTGCTCTGGCttttcagcctcctcctctgacctGTGGCCATTCTTCTGCTGGGTGGCTGTGCATAGCAATCGTGGAGATGCTCTGGTTGGGAAGGACACACATAATAATAAGTTGTTTGTCATGGGTTGGGGGCTGCCCGCTCACTTGCCTGACTTAATTATGTTTGGAGTAATATTCAGACCCTGAATCAACTGATTTGCCTCCAGGCTTACATGTGCTCTTATTAAAGTCATACATTTCTCACTGCAGATTCGGGCCGTGCCAAAGCAATAACTAAAGCTACAGGAGCGTTTATTGCTGCAGATATGCGACCGTACCCATAGAGAATACAGAATAGGAGTATATGGTCAAAGTGCTTGAGCCCCGCTACAATGTGCATTCACATCTGCATGTTAGTCTGTTGTTCCTGTCCTGTATAAAccagcacaagctgcagttgttcagGAATTAGCAACAGAGTCAGAGTCTTGGATGGAGCATAACTGACATTTGtggcatttattttttcttgatTGATGTGAACCATATGTTATGGTATTGACAGTTACCAGATCTCAACACTTGTGGGGGATGTACATATTATTTTACTTCTTCTCCAGAAGTCAGGGTATTTTGGTTCTTTGTCCAGACCTGCTAATTGATGGTAT
This genomic window contains:
- the cfap184 gene encoding cilia- and flagella-associated protein 184 yields the protein MEAKTDTERVMSADCSNEEDKSPVSVNENEKEGVPAEVAASDHDEENSESVKSPEEAPVEEAAPSEPEESSRAEPPGVDSIATMEDLDVKMHEFNAQPVPYGERAVEMNCDDDSGPSRLPESTAAAAAAGAEDTSYEEHMEELRQERDEASRHSSQLQTKLAEHFRKKAGGDGQREREVLGSERLQEYERHFTLLADLKQQLAADSETAQQQAEELRLLSRDKLDEVENEWRALVALKQGFFVAVLSRRLGKQAAQAKVESTLAAEQLRQDELMELRLEHIKLRVKTRRLEAELRDGEEHTRDPLKVQFEQLQAARLELKKHAEKQHEESLKMQKKISGSLELLSNVKEKLFWSQMEVQAKREQLAKVEAVVARKRDFLTRIKQARNGLQRDNLRLKESRGLLGNRVLLQDFEDTVDDFGRLEEELDNLKGVAFSCGRWKKQPGTDSTGSNQEGK
- the tada2b gene encoding transcriptional adapter 2-beta, with protein sequence MADLGKKYCVNCLADVTNLRLRCTDCPDIELCPECFSAGAEIGNHRRWHGYQQVDGGRFSLWGPEAEGGWTSREEQSLLDAIEQYGFGNWEDMATHVGASRTPHEVMEHYVTMYIHGNLGKACIPDSIPNRVTDHTCPSGGPLSPSLTTPLPPLDISLAEQQQLGYMPLRDDYEIEYDQDAEKLISGLSVNYDDEDVEIEMKRAHVDMYVRKLRERQRRKNIARDYNLVPAFLGRDKKDKDKPGATPKRKITKEEKEQRVRLRGLCQFMAHREFEDFFENMHKERVLRAKVRELQRYRRNGITRLEESAEYEAARHKREKRKENKSLVTSKRGSEESKDGEFAAIENLTGFELLSDREKVLCNSLNLSPARYLTVKTIIIKDHLQKRQGIPAKSRLPSYLDKVLKKRILTFLTESGWISRDAS
- the grpel1 gene encoding grpE protein homolog 1, mitochondrial, translated to MASWCVRTVRQSYSLVASPALIRASPRLLCTATQQKNGHRSEEEAEKPEQGAAEKVLMEEKTQLEEQVKDMTEKYKRALADTENLRRRSQKMIEDAKLYGIQGFCKDLLEVADILEKATESVPKEEVTSQNPHLKNLYDGLVMTEVQIQKVFTKHGLVKLNPDGQKFDPYEHEALFHAPVEGKEPGTVAVVTKVGYKLHSRTLRPALVGVAKAP